The following nucleotide sequence is from Primulina tabacum isolate GXHZ01 chromosome 2, ASM2559414v2, whole genome shotgun sequence.
cagcaacaatatagagtacgtggattcgcgagatattctgaactcatcgcctgtcttcttgtggcggaaaaaaacaacgagctattaatgagaaatcatcagtcccgacccactggatcaacagcatttccagaagtaaatgctgtaagtaaaaatgaatttaaacctggaaaccaaaatcaaattcaaagacaaggttttggtcgaggtcgaggtcgaggtcgtggacgtggacgtggacgtggaattggccgtggtcgtggtcaaggccgtggttttgaaaataatcgagatagttatttttataactcatctcaaaagaacgtcccaaaccatccacagaaaaggcatcatgagaatacaagtgttaatgagaagcactcaaaaagatatgaaagttcttgttacagatgtggtactccaggacattggtccaaagtttgtcgagcccctgagcacctttgtaaactttataaagaatcattaaaggggaaaaaaaaaggagaccaacttcactgaacgcagtgaccgtttgagtgattcaactcattttgatgctggtgattttatgaatgatttctctggaaatgatcaatatgttggtgggatagaaatgaacaatattgatgctgcaaattttctcaacgatttctctataaatgaacaatataatggtagaatataaatgtacaataatctatttttcatgtattcatagaataatgttttattgtataattatgatttgtgttatatttaaatatatattgcaagtaatttatttcattgcatatttttttgaagttcaaatatggaaaatgctatgagcaaagctgaagtttgcatacccgatagtggtacaacgcacactatcctccgagataaaagatatttcttggaactaaaaccaacaaaaacaacggtgaatacaatatcaggtcctgtagacttgattaaaggatgtggtaaagcacaatttttgttacctaatggtacaaaatttttgatcaatgatgctttatattcaccacaatcgaaaaggaatttgttgagttttaatgatatatattcccatgggtatgatactcaaacaatgaatgaagggaatgagaaatatatgtgtcttatcacatataaatcaggaaagaaatatgtgattgaaaaactaccaatgctccctactggattgcattatacacatataagtctcattgaatcaaacatggcagttgataattcttcgatattaaccaattggcatgatcgattgggacatcctggttcaacaatgatgcgaagaattatagaaaatacacatggtcatccactgaaagaccagaagatctttcagaataataagtttcaatgtaaagcatgttctcttggaaaacttattataagaccatcaccagtcaaaatccaaactgaatcaccaatgtttcttgaacgtattcagggtgatatttgtggaccaatccatccaccatgtggaccattcagatactttatggtattgattgatgcctccagcagatggtcacatgtatgtttattatcaactcgaaatgttgcatttgcaagattacttgctcaaataataaaattgaggaatcaatttcccgattatacaatcaagaaaataagacttgataatgctggtgaatttacttcccaaactttcaatgattattgtatgtctatgggaatcattgttgagcatcatgttgctcatgtacatacacagaatggattggctgaatcattgattaaacgtctgcaaatgattgctagaccaatgattatgaaaacaaagctccctatttctatatggggacatgcaattttacacgctgcttcattaattcgcatcagaccaagtgcatatcataaatactccccattgcagcttgcatttggtaaagaaccagacatttctcatctgagaatttttggatgtatggtgtatgtgcctattgcaccaccgcaacgaaagaaaatgggacctcaaagaaaggttggaatttatatcggttatgatagtccatcaatcattcgatatcttgaacctcagacaggcgacgtgttcacagcacgttttgctgattgtcattttaatgaggaaatcttcccaatgttagggggagaacagaaacataccgaaaaggaaattacatggtatgtatcatcattgttacatctggatccaagaacaaaacaatgtgaaaaagatgtacaacaaattgtacacttgcaaagaatagcaaatcaaataccagatgcatttgctgacacaaaaggggtaactaaatcatatatacatgctgcaaatgcccctgctcgaattgaaattccaaagaaacaaatggaagatactcatgatgtcattaaacgcctgaagcgtggaaggccagtcggttccaaggataaaaatcctcgaaaaagaaaattcatagagaaacacgatgatcacaaaataaagaatgacgtttctgaagaaacacatgatgatcacaaaatagagaatggtgttcctgaagaaacacatgatgatgaaaatgttctgtcagaaccacaaactgacgagaatcatgaaatctctatcaattatattaatactggaaaaatatggaaccgaaaagatatagatgaaattgatgatatattttcttataatgtggcaatcgacatcataaatgataacgaagatcatgaaccaaaatcttttggtgaatgtaaaaatcggcaggattggataaaatggaaagatgtcatccaggttgaattaaattcgctaaataaacgtaatgtttttggacctatagtccttacacctgaaggtgtaaaacctgttggatacaaatgggtttttattcgaaagcgaaatgagaaaaatgaaatagtaagatataaagctcgacttgttgcacaaggtttttctcaaaggcctggaattgattatgaagaaacgtattctcctgtgatggatgcaataacgtttcggtatttgattagcttggcggtatctgaaaatttagaaatgcgtcttatggatgttgttacagcttacttatatggatcacttgatagtaatatatatatgaaaatccctgaaggatttaagatgcctgaagaacaaagttcaaaacccagggaatgttattctgtgaaattacaaagatcattatatgggttaaagcaatcaggtcgaatgtggtataatcgactaagtgatcacttgatgaaaaagggatatgtaaataattcaatatgcccttgtgttttcattaagaaaacaacatccggatgcgtaattattgctgtatatgttgatgatttaaacatcattggaacgaataaagaaattcaagaagttgtgtcatacttgaaggaagaatttgaaataaaggatcttggaaaaaccaagtattgtctgggtttacaaattgaacaaaaagaatgtggaatgtttgttcaccagacaaattatacagaaaagatccttaaacgttttaatatggataaagcaaatcctttaagtactccaatggttgttagatcattaaacatagaaaaggatccattccgtccatgtgaagatgatgaagatattcttggtccagaagtaccatatctaagtgccatcggtgcccttatgtaccttacaaattgtacaaggcctgatatatcttttgccgtgaatctgttggcaagatttagcacatatccaacaaagagacactggaacggaattaaacatatattccgttatctacgaggaacgacagacttgggacttttgtattcaaaagatgctaatccaagtataattggttatgctgatgctggatacttatctgatccacacaaggcacgttcccaaactggatatgtatttactcgtggaggcactgcaatatcttggcgttctcagaaacaaacgctcgtaacaacttcatcaaatcatgccgagattattgcactacatgaagcaagtcgtgaatgtgtgtggttaaaatcaatgacccaacatatccaaatttcatgcggattatcatctgatgagaagcctgtgatactatatgaagataatgctgcatgtgttgctcaaatgaaagaaggatacataaaaagcgacagaactaaacatattcctcctaagttcttcgcattcaccaaggagcttgagaagaatagatgtattgatgttcgtcacattcaatcaagtgaaaactcatcagatctcttcacaaaagcacttcctacgtcaatattcagaaagcacatatataatattgggatgcgcaatctacgaaatttgtgaagaattgttcgtgtcaacatgagggggagtttacgtgactgcactctttttcccttactatggtttttatcccaatgggtttttcctagtaaggtttttaacgaggcagtataaaaacacgtaatgaagacaatcattatgatcatcatcacaagggggagtgttgaaaaatatatttaaaatgtgagtattgaatatttgaatgttgaatatttgaatgttgaaaataagagttgtaaatattgaaaattagtgtgtgatgatgtaggtaatgatgtattttatttttggattatttgtaaagatttcctataaatagatctctcatttgtgaagaaaatcacaattgagtagagagaaaaatattataaagtgtgtagtttggtaaattttgagagtttgagatttttactttttaccataaatttttactttttcacaacaagaACAACTATCCGCATTGCCTTTTGCTCCATTCATTTTTGTCTTTTTTGCAACacaagaatttttattttttcctccCTCAAATTAAAtgacaataaatatttttcttgactCTTTAATAACTAtgctatttttaataataataataataataataataaatgatatatttatatatatatatatatatatatatatttgtggtGTATAGTTTAATATAACATGgagaaatatttttcattttaattgagccatatttacaataaattaACAAGTCCTATACTCGAAAAAAGGTTGTACATTGTGTTTGAGACGGCAGGCAAAAATGAaaacatttgaaaattttatatttatacaaaTATATCCTCATGAGTATTTGTGGGCTTTTTTAATTCTCTtctaataaattattataaatctttattttttcatatatattattttttatgacgtGATAACCTGCAGTAACTATCATTCGATGCGTATTACTAAACTTACGGACTAGCACAATATCATACAAACTACGTTAGTCATGTAAACTAATTGAGAAAACATTAATGTCTGACAAACTCGTACGAGAAAAATGATGTCGGAAGAATCGAATTTCTGATATTTTGGTGGGACCAgtttttatcaataaaattgtaaaaaaatcaCCAAAATATGAACATGGCAAAATTCTATAATAAAAAAGTTCACGTGGTTACATAAAAAATTTGTCCGTTGTTTTAAAAGTTAacgttaatatttttaaataagatatttaatttattcttgaataacaatataatttttaatttttgatagAGCAAGAATAATTATAGCTGGCAAAGGTGAAAAACACAGGCGCCCCTTGAATTGTTTGAATAGCCATTAGCCACAAAGGACCAAATGTGCCTGATTGGTCGTTTATTTTCCCATCACATATTTTTTCCAGTTGTCcggcacacacacacaaatttatttatattcataattttttttttaaaaaaatatttttcaattttcttgaTAATACTTTCAAGTGTtggtttataaaaaataatattttgtttggtTGCTTGAATATTGTCATGTCGAAaaacatgcatgcatgcaataaattaataatttttttaaaactaaaacccacggaaaatttttatgttaattatttttattttatttcttggcaaaaacttgtgctAGATAATtgtagtattttgtgagacggatctcttatttgggtcatctatgaaaaaatattattttatgcaaataatattacaatttattgtgaatatcggtagggttgacccgtctcacagataaagattcgtgagaccgtttcacaaaagATCCGCTCTTGTTTATTTGCTCCGATACTGAATTATTGATTCGATATgcacaaaataaaatgatcGTATCTATTACAAAGTCTTGcgtaatatttaattatatcactTTAGACACTCAAACCAAACGTTAATTGAACTTCttatccaaattttaaatatatatctaATGTATGCCAATCatgagaatatatatttttatattaaatgacaatgaaaagcattaattcaaaattttctaacttcagttttgtatttatttaaaaatattagacatttataaaaaaatttaaattgtgttatttaatgataaatttataatttaagtgGGTgtatttaaatttatgttaaatACATTAAATATTAAAACAATTGGATAAGTGATAAGGAATGATCGATCTCTTCtcgttttatcaaaaattaacGATAACAGtgcaattcaaatattttaaatcggtgTATCAGCTCAAGCAGCATGTTTCGACTGCTTTACTCAACATAAACAATTATTATACAAACAAATAACGTAACTCATAATAAATTGTATTAGGCAGTTTTTTGTGGTTGAAAGAGATAAATTTGTGTAAATTAAAAGTTCGAGTAGATTAATATATGAATCATTTAATACGCTGAGCAAACAATATTATATTGGTCATATGGTAATTAATTTGGTCCTATTTTAAACTCACAAAAACTctaaattaaatcaattttgcgagatatatattttattcaggtcagtgataaaaaatatattattttttatgtaaaaaatattaatttttattgtagatATGTAAATGATTCGTCCATATCACGAATAATAATACGTAAAATTAAtagttataaaattttttaaaaatgtactTTTCTTATTTCAATTCCATCAATTCTATTTAGTCGAATGTTAAGAAACTAAATTGGACATAATTTCATTGTAAGGTGAAAATAAATAAgtgaattatttatattaacttttatttcaaattacgaatttggattttttttgaattaaaagaaaataaagtaAATCCTACATTTATGACATGGCATTGGTTCaatgtaataataatttaaaaaattattctacAAAGACATAAAGCAGGGGTAATAAAGTAATTTGACACTAACCATCTTTGTAAATTTATCCTTCTCCATCGCACTGTCTAGTGTCTAGTATACAGAGACAGACCCATTCCCCTTGCGCACAGCTCAATGTAGGATCATTTTCGAATCGATTGCAAGGAATATGGCTTCGTCAGCAAGAACCAAGATCAGCAAACTCTTCAGTATCCCCTCTGGCGCGCGTCGTTTTCAGCTGCCATGGGAGGCCCGATCGTCGTCTTTCTCGACCTCCGCGGCCGCTCTCGCGGTGGATCCGCGGCCGCTACCGCCTCCGGTGGAGGAGTTGAATGGGTCGAGGATACTGGGGTTGGTTAAGGAGTATGAGGATTATCGGAGGAATCTCTATGATGGGCTGACGCATAAAGCTTTGCTTGTTGATGCTGTGGGAACTCTTCTTGTTCCTTCTCAACCAATGGCCCAggttctttctttctttcattttcttttttttggcTTGATTCTCGAAATTTTAGGTAACTTGTGTACTCATTTTTTGGTGGGGATGTGATTTGTAATTCATTTAATGGTTTATAATCTAGGAAATATAATCTCGTGGTATGGGAGTTTCAGTTTTGCTTTGTGTGCGACATGCATGAGATGCTTGAGCAAATAAACTATTTGTATGCATGAgttgtggttatgattggggtTCAGGGctaaaaagataaaaacttTCTCCTATATGAAGTTTTTAGCTATCAACTTTACATGGCAACAGGCCATTTCCGCCTTCCTTAATTCCTTGCAGCACCGTTGTACAAATTTATGCACGTGATTTACTTTTGATGTTTTGGGCAGATTTTTTGTTCAATCCTTCGTACCTACTAATTcatgaataatttcttctgGGTATTTTGCATATTCAGTTTAGAGTGGACCTTGTGGCTCCTCTATCTGTTCTATTGACATTTAAGTTCCATATTTTACTGAAATTTCTTCTTGTGATCCAGATCTATAGGGAGATTGGTGAAAAGTATGGAGTGGATTACTCAGAAGTTGAGATACTAAACAGATATAGGCGTGCTTATGGTCAGCCCTGGGGTAAATCTCGCCTCAGGTCTTATTCTCTTCTCCATAGATTTTAATGAAGTTTCAATATTTAGCAATTTTCCCTTGTAAGCGAAACAGCGGCCACGCCTTAAGGTTGTACTGTTGATTAGTTCCTGTTGTCTTGTTTGAACCAAACCCAATCTTTTTCACTCTTCGATTCATTTCCTCTGTCTTTTGTTCTCCTATTCTTTTAAGCTTCTATTTCCGCGCTAAACTTTCTGAGCCTTGCACATGGATCTTGCTACCATTTGTTGCATAATTTAGCTTACTTATGTTAGTTTTAAATATTTCATAGCCCACTGAGTCCAATTTCATTTTGTACACCATAACATCAATGGATACCCTTAATGAGTACTCTTGCTTTGATTTGGTAGTGTGTGAAGACATTTACTTAGCTTGTGCTTGCAGATATGTTGATGATGGGAGACCATTTTGGCAGTTCATAGTAAGTTATTCAACCGGTTGTTCAGATTTGCAGTATTTCGAGGAGCTATATGATTATTATACCACTGAAAAGGTTCGTCGATGAACTGCAAATGTTGTTTTTGCTTTTAGTTCAATAATCTTATTTCGTTCTGTAAACAGTACCGATTATTTTTCTCAGTAGATGATGATAATTTGgtgttcattttttttttttttggacagGCTTGGCACTTTTGTGATCCAAATGCTGAGAAAGTTTTCTATTCTCTTCGAAAATGTGGAATAAAAGTGGCTGTAGTTTCTAATTTTGATACCCGGTTAAGGCCGTTATTGAGAGCTCTCAAATGTGATCACTGGTTTGATGCTGTGGCCGTGTCAGCTGAAGTAAGTGGAAGTGACCCTTTTTTGCATTTCCATACATTAAGGCTCCTAATATATGAAATAACCTAATTCCTATCCAAATCAGGTCGAAGCCGAGAAGCCAAACcccatgatatttttgaaagctTGCGAGTTACTGGGTGTACAACCTGAGGATGCTGTACATGTTGGTGATGATCGTAGAAATGACATATGGGGTGCTAGAGATGCTGGTTGCGATGCTTGGCTTTGGGGAAGTGATGTTAACTCCTTTGAAGAGGtatatatgttaattatttttcaaccaTTGTTTCTCTTTCTAGTCTTGGACAAGCGTTTTTGGAAAATGTTAATTTCAAATAAAGTGGTGTTTGGTTGGCTTTTGTTTGAAAGAAACTGTTCGAAAGCCGAAAACAAGGAAACAGATTATGGTTATTAGGATTTCTGCTTTGGCTTCTTTTCAAAAAACATAAGATAAAAAATGGAGACATACAATATGATATAGGTCTTTAGGTTCGATTTCCCAGTTCGATTTCTGTTTGGGAAAGATAAGAAAATCTCTTTTTTACTCACATGCAATCAATAAActgctttgttttttttttttaaaggctAGGCATTTCTGTTTCCAAATTCACCGATCTAGCATACTTACTAGATATTGCACCTTTTACGCCAAAGTTTTGAAGACTTTGATAACACGATTTGATTTATAACCTTGTTCTTATGAGATTCCTACGAAGAAATATATCGACGAAGAACATGACTTGGTGTTTTGGGATATACAGGTTGCTCAGAGGATAGGAGTTCTGGTCTGAAACTGGTTTCTTGGTTCACCAGAAACTTGTGGAGATGCAGTTGCTGGTAGTGTGAATTATTGATACTTGGAATAGTTGCATTGTAAATATTTTGGTGTCCGCATTGTAAATATTTTGGTATCTTCGTTACTTTTTTCATGTGTTAAAAGGGAAATATGTGGTCAGAGAGGTCACCTTTGTATAATATATGCAAATGGAATTGTGGCGGAATCAGAGGGAAATCTAGCAGTGGATAAAGGATGACATTATCCAACAAAAAGAATCAAATTTTGCATTATCCAACATAAAGAATCAAATTTTATGCGTAATTAATATGGACATGGGTGCAAATGAATCGAGCTGAATTGAatacaatttattttatattattagtCCAAGTTTGAATTTTTGTCATTGAAAAAAGTTGTTAGGAGCATATAGTTTGTATGTAAAAACAGCGAGCGATATACTACTTGCATCAAGATCGTTTATAAATTGGTGATTGACAGTTCGGGTTTTTGTTTCGTCAAGAGAGACGATGAAATTTCTGTGTTTGGatcgaaaaatttgaaataatggaTATCGAATTCATTTGTTTAATTGGAATTTGGATAAACATATGTTGATCGAATTTCAAAACCACTCATCTGTCAATTTACGTAAAGACAGTGATATTTGtattgaatttgaaattaacACACACAAAATAAAGCGTAATTTCAAATAGATTAAGAAATCATcttcaaattaaataattacaTCCTAATGCAAAtcaattttgtaattaattttTTGGCTACTCACTCCATTGGCCGACTAGTAGAAGGAGACTCATTGGCCTATAGCTGTGCTTATATAATTATGTCAAGTTCGAGGGTTTTGAGATTCTCATTTCTCAATGacaattttattctatctatttatttattgagtagatcttttgtgagacggtctaacaaatctttatctgtgagacgggtcaactctaccgatattcacaataaaagtaatattcttaacataaaaagtaatacttttttacatatgacccaaataagatatatgtctcacaaaatacgaccgtgagaccgtctcacacaaatttttgccttaatTTGTGTTAGAGAGAATTTTGTTAGGCCTTAAATTTGAGATCTAGTtctaatttgagattttaatgttagatccttttattttattttcttcaaatatttttatgggGTGATATAAACATGATATATATCCCCAACATTTTTAATGATTTCTCCTTCAATTTCTAAACTCGCGGAAAATATGATAAATGAGTAAAATTAATTTTGCTACATAAACTATTGATAAATTAACAAATTGATACATGAtcaagttaaaaaaaattaaatttaccaTTAACCTAAATTGCGCTCAAATTCagttattattaaaaaatttaattatgtacatacttttattttaagattattttatttatcttaaaaaattttatattttcaaaagtgatattatgataaataattatcaactaaaatatacagctaaaaatattttattatattgatattaaaataataaaataaatatatgttatCGGATCCCGAAGGTACTTGTTTTCGGAGACCGAAACAAACACAATCACTGTTTTATTTTTCCAAAATCTGGTTTTGATTTGTTGGAATTTGAAAAAATGTTCAACATGAACGTTATAgatcatgaaaataaaaaaaattttgggacAAAAGCCACCGGCACATGGAGATCTCACTCATTATCCTGATTTACCTGATTCCGATAGTTAAAAGTTTTTGCATTTGATTAAAGAATTCTTGATAAGTTTTGtaactttttaatttttaatttaatttgaatataaataaaaagatatatagtttattatttttttattattgtattatatatatatatatatatatatattatagttttatatataatttatttattgagCTGTAATTTTAATaacatataattataataatgtaATATAGATTgaagaaaatgttatttttatattatatattttgaaaatatattatatttgaatATCTAACTTATCAATTGATATAAAtttgtattaattaataattatatctTTTTTATATTTTCCACTACCTGAAGCATTTCGTCGATTATTACACCCTTCTCGTCTCTGGGTGCCTAGATATCCACCTGAcacttatttattataattttatttttaataatgtaAATTTCTACATTGTTTCTGCGAGTTCATTTTCCTTTGTTTGATAATTACTCTTACAGAGCTGAGTCAgatttttcccaaatctcttttgtAGTAGCACATATATTGATCTTACtaaatttgttttattcaaaAGTTTTGTATAATATATACTTTGCCACATTATCCAAGTTCGTATTCTTTTTATCATCAGAAGTTCACTCTCATCGATGCTTCTCTATGATTTGTGGGACTCTATCAGTAATGGCTATTGCAGTGTTGGCCTTCATGATCTTGATAGAACTCAGTAATGAGTCTGCATTATGATCATTTAATCAGCGAAATCTTCTTTGGAGAACATGCGAATCTTGCTGAAGGTTGCCATTGATGTATTTAGATTCAGAGGTCAAGAAAACCTTATTCGATACCATTTGTTATGATCGGTGGAGGTGTTTAGAGAGGATAAATAAACACCTCACAAATTTTCCTTATTGATCTGAATTTTATAAAGTCAACTGGTGTTAGCAAATGAAATCGTATCTTGACCTTCAATGTTAAGCAGATAATTGATAGCGGAATATGTCTATCAAAACTTTTTGAACAAAAGAAAATCAATTTAGCATAAAATGAAATGCACAAAAGTTGTTTTTGGAAGTTCAAATGCTAAATCTTTCTACATGCCTCTTTTTCTGTTTTCAGAATGTATTcaataaaagactttgatatTTATGTCTTTTGCAAACATCAACTTCATTAGGTCTTA
It contains:
- the LOC142529759 gene encoding uncharacterized protein LOC142529759; translation: MASSARTKISKLFSIPSGARRFQLPWEARSSSFSTSAAALAVDPRPLPPPVEELNGSRILGLVKEYEDYRRNLYDGLTHKALLVDAVGTLLVPSQPMAQIYREIGEKYGVDYSEVEILNRYRRAYGQPWGKSRLRYVDDGRPFWQFIVSYSTGCSDLQYFEELYDYYTTEKAWHFCDPNAEKVFYSLRKCGIKVAVVSNFDTRLRPLLRALKCDHWFDAVAVSAEVEAEKPNPMIFLKACELLGVQPEDAVHVGDDRRNDIWGARDAGCDAWLWGSDVNSFEEVAQRIGVLV